The window NNNNNNNNNNNNNNNNNNNNNNNNNNNNNNNNNNNNNNNNNNNNNNNNNNNNNNNNNNNNNNNNNNNNNNNNNNNNNNNNNNNNNNNNNNNNNNNNNNNNNNNNNNNNNNNNNNNNNNNNNNNNNNNNNNNNNNNNNNNNNNNNNNNNNNNNNNNNNNNNNNNNNNNNNNNNNNNNNNNNNNNNNNNNNNNNNNNNNNNNNNNNNNNNNNNNNNNNNNNNNNNNNNNNNNNNNNNNNNNNNNNNNNNNNNNNNNNNNNNNNNNNNNNNNNNNNNNNNNNNNNNNNNNNNNNNNNNNNNNNNNNNNNNNNNNNNNNNNNNNNNNNNNNNNNNNNNNNNNNNNNNNNNNNNNNNNNNNNNNNNNNNNNNNNNNNNNNNNNNNNNNNNNNNNNNNNNNNNNNNNNNNNNNNNNNNNNNNNNNNNNNNNNNNNNNNNNNNNNNNNNNNNNNNNNNNNNNNNNNNNNNNNNNNNNNNNNNNNNNNNNNNNNNNNNNNNNNNNNNNNNNNNNNNNNNNNNNNNNNNNNNNNNNNNNNNNNNNNNNNNNNNNNNNNNNNNNNNNNNNNNNNNNNNNNNNNNNNNNNNNNNNNNNNNNNNNNNNNNNNNNNNNNNtgttgtaaaacacttgtggaCTCCATAGACCGGCCCGCTCACAGTCCGTTAGGACATGGCCTTACGGCCCATTTACTGTCCGCACATGTACGGTCCATCGGCCATTGCTTCGCGGCCCATGGCCTATCTTATGTACTCTATTActttatgggctttagcccttgtactctactatatatatgtaacctcattcGATTATCATTAATGAGAACAAGAGATTTCGTCCCCTAAACTTTCTAGTTTCATAACATACATACTATTCTTTTTGCCCTATCGggggttttcttgttttaactGTCCAAAAGTTATTATGAAATTggttcaaataaaaaaattaaccaaacaacTCCTTCAAAGATATTTTACTTTATTCGTCAATTTGACTAGTGGGCTGCTGAGAAAGTAGaatattgatttctttctctttgctttgtgtaaattaaaaaaaaaaaagtctccaaATGGCAAATATGAAAGGTATCAACAAACCGGATCGTACCagaatttaaaatatgaattgtCCGTTTCACATCGACCAAAGATCTGTCGCGCTGTAAGTAAGACTGGGgtctggtcaaagaaatatcaaatattattagaCGCagattttgatttcgatttcgGTTTCGGTTTCTCCACGAAGCGGGATAATCTAACGGCTTAAACAGTGTCACGTGTAAAGATTCCTTCTAGATAGAACAAAGCCGTCTATAAAAACCCCCCACCTGACCCAATCACGTTCCTCCGATCCGAGAAAGGAAAgctaaaaagacaaaaactgaaattaaattaaaaaacaaaaaagagacgATTCGATCGCGTCAATGGCTGAAGAGAAGAGCTTCAAGTATGTGATCGTCGGAGGTGGTGTCGCCGCCGTAAGTCTCTCTGTTCTTTAGTTTATCGGAATTGTGCTTTTATCTCTTCGCTTACGAATCATTACTACTGTATAGTTCGCTTTTGGAATCCTCATCATCACTTGAGAAGTTTCACTGATTGTATCtctagtctctagatctagagattttttttttagtgtaacTGATACTTAAGAACTAGGAAGTATGTCTTACTTAATtcagttttgttcttgttgttgttttggggTCTTCTTGATTCACAGGGATACGCGGCTAGAGAGTTTTTTAAACAAGGTGTTAAGCCTGGTGAACTTGCCATCATTTCCAAGGAACAAGTACGTTTcctaaaaaaagaatttatttagGTTAGCTTCTTCCGGATTCTTGTGATTTATAATATTGGTGATTTTTGTGTTACACAGGTGCCTCCATACGAGCGTCCTGCACTTAGCAAAGGATATATTCATCTCGACAGTTAATATTCGTTCCTACATCTTTGTTGATTTACATCAAttgagttttagttttattatgtgctttgtttttttttaattagattatcGTTTTCATGGTACACAGATAAAGCTACACTTCCGGGTTTCTATGTCTGTGCTGGAAGTGGAGGAGAGAGACAGTTCCCTATGTGGTACAAAGAGAAAGGTAGGAGTGTGCTTTTGATTACACAATCTCTGTCCTTGCTCTTATGTGTAATATTCTACGTGCTCATGTTTTTGCAGGTATTGAGCTGATTTTGGGAACAGAGATTGTCAAAGCGGATCTTGCTGCAAAGACTCTTGTTAGTGGTACTGGACAAGTCTTCAAGTACCAAACTTTGCTAGCTGCAACTGGTTCTTCTGTGAGCACAACAAACTCTCCCTTTTGGAATGTTCCATCcaagtctttctttttttggaatctTGTTCTAAAGAATTTGTTTAATTGTGCAGGTCATAAGGTTGTCAGATTTTGGCGTCCCAGGTGCAGATGCTAAGAATATTTTCTACCTAAGAGAACTAGAAGATGCTGATCACCTTGCTTATGCAATGGAAGTTAAGGCGAAAGGAAAGGCTGTGGTTGTTGGTGGTGGTTACATTGGTCTTGAACTCAGTGCTGCTCTGAAGGCTAACAACCTCGACGTTACCATGGTTTATCCAGAACCTTGGTGCAGTAAGTGAACACATTTTAAGCCAAACCACTAACATAGAATTCTCATCGCTCTTTCTTTGCTTAAcatctttcctttttgttttgtctttgaaaAAAGTGCCTCGGCTTTTCACCGCTGGCATTGCTTCCTTCTACGAGGGTTACTACGCCAATAAAGGAATCAACATTGTCAAAGGCACTGTTGCATCTGGTTTCAGTACCAACTCAAATGGAGAGGTTAGCAATTAACATCATTATTCAAACTTGATAGTGTTTGCTCTTGACTGCTTCAACAGTATCGCTTGTTGCTTAATGATGCAGGTCACTGAGGTGAAATTGAAGGACGGAAGAACATTAGAAGCTGATATCGTGATCGTTGGCGTCGGTGGTAGACCGATTATATCACTCTTTAAAGGTCAAGTTGAAGAGGAGAAGGGTGGTTTGAAGGTTTGTGTGATCTACATTCTCCATTATTCTGCAGTATCATGATATATAGCATCTGAAGTATATAATTATTGTAACTCATCTTTGATTGCAGACTGATGCGTTTTTCAAAACAAGCGTCCCAGATGTATACGCCATTGGTGATGTAGCCACCTTCCCAATGAAACTCTACAACGATATGAGACGCGTTGAACACGTTGACCATGCTCGCAAATCCGCTGAACAAGCCGTTAAGGTAGTGATAACAAAAAGTTTCTCCTTCCAGTCTTCAAGTATAATATGAGTGAGTTGTATTGAATcgatttatatgattttgtaggCAATAAAGGCTGCAGAAGAAGGGAACTCGATTTCGGAATATGACTATCTTCCATACTTCTACTCTCGAGCTTTTGATCTCTCATGGCAATTCTACGGTGACAACGTTGGAGAAACCGTAATGTTTGGAGACAATGACCCGAAATCGCCTAAGCCAAAATTCGGGAGCTACTGGATTAAAGAAGGGAAAGTGGTTGGAGCATTTGTAGAAGGTGGAACTCCTGAAGAGAACCAGGCAATTGCTAAGGTTGCACGAGCACAACCTTCAGTTGAAAGCCTTGATGTTTTGGCTAAGGAAGGCCTTTCCTTTG is drawn from Camelina sativa cultivar DH55 chromosome 8, Cs, whole genome shotgun sequence and contains these coding sequences:
- the LOC104708760 gene encoding monodehydroascorbate reductase 2-like, producing MAEEKSFKYVIVGGGVAAGYAAREFFKQGVKPGELAIISKEQVPPYERPALSKGYIHLDNKATLPGFYVCAGSGGERQFPMWYKEKGIELILGTEIVKADLAAKTLVSGTGQVFKYQTLLAATGSSVIRLSDFGVPGADAKNIFYLRELEDADHLAYAMEVKAKGKAVVVGGGYIGLELSAALKANNLDVTMVYPEPWCMPRLFTAGIASFYEGYYANKGINIVKGTVASGFSTNSNGEVTEVKLKDGRTLEADIVIVGVGGRPIISLFKGQVEEEKGGLKTDAFFKTSVPDVYAIGDVATFPMKLYNDMRRVEHVDHARKSAEQAVKAIKAAEEGNSISEYDYLPYFYSRAFDLSWQFYGDNVGETVMFGDNDPKSPKPKFGSYWIKEGKVVGAFVEGGTPEENQAIAKVARAQPSVESLDVLAKEGLSFATKI